The sequence CGTCGTAGTGGATGTCGCCGGAGAACGCCACGTTGTAGAGGCCGTCACCGATGTGGAAGTGCGACACCGCCGAGCCCAGGATGTGGCCCGCGTTGTGGAAGGTCAGTTTCACGTCCGGGGCGATGTCGGTGACGTCGCCGTACTCGAGGGGGATGGTGTGCTTGATCGCCTCTCGAACCATCTCGCTTCCGTATGGGGGTGTCCGCCCTTCCTTCGAGGCGACGTCGAGATAGTCCAGGGTCAACAGGCCCATCAGATCACGGGTGGGTTCGGTCGTGTAGATTGGCCCATCGTACCCGTACTTGTACAGGAGGGGGACGAGCGCCGAGTGGTCGAGGTGCGCGTGGGTGAGGACCACGGCGTCGATGGTCGACGCACCCGCGCCCAGCGCCTCCGGTACCTGGAGATAGGGGACGTCGTCAGAGCCGGGTTTGTCTCCGGAGTCGACCAGGATGCGGGTCTCGGGCGTCGAGATGATGAACGCCGCACGGCCGACCTCGCGACAACAGCCGAGCGTCGTGATGCGGACCCATTCGTCGTCGGACATCTCCTCGCGGTGGATCTGTCGACCCACGCGTTCGAGGATGTCCCGTCGCTCGTCGCGTTCCTGTTTCAGGAAGTTGCGGACGTTGCTGACGGTCGCCGACTCGAGCGGTGGTGTGCGCAACACCTCGGGGGTCCACCCGGATTTCTGGGTGATGTCGCGCAGCGTCGATCCGTGCCGGCCGATGACCATCCCCGGTTTCGAGGCCTCGATGACGACCTCGCCGGTGTCCTCGTGGAAGTCGAGATTCGTGACCCCGGCGTCGTCCGGGATCACCGCCATGATCTGCTCTCTGGCCGTCTCCGGTCTGGTGAGGACGTCCGGGTCGGGTCGAACGGTGATGCGTTTGCGCAGTTTGCTCGCCAGCCGCCGGATGAGGTCGCCGTTGCGGGCGAACTTCTTGGGGTCGCGCGTGTAGACGACGAGTTCGGGTCCCTCGTATTTCACCTCCGTTACGGAGATGTCGGGGGGTACTTCGTGCTCT is a genomic window of Halanaeroarchaeum sp. HSR-CO containing:
- a CDS encoding beta-CASP ribonuclease aCPSF1 — encoded protein: MSAVDRQLEEIQATIEHEVPPDISVTEVKYEGPELVVYTRDPKKFARNGDLIRRLASKLRKRITVRPDPDVLTRPETAREQIMAVIPDDAGVTNLDFHEDTGEVVIEASKPGMVIGRHGSTLRDITQKSGWTPEVLRTPPLESATVSNVRNFLKQERDERRDILERVGRQIHREEMSDDEWVRITTLGCCREVGRAAFIISTPETRILVDSGDKPGSDDVPYLQVPEALGAGASTIDAVVLTHAHLDHSALVPLLYKYGYDGPIYTTEPTRDLMGLLTLDYLDVASKEGRTPPYGSEMVREAIKHTIPLEYGDVTDIAPDVKLTFHNAGHILGSAVSHFHIGDGLYNVAFSGDIHYDDTRLFNGAVNDFPRVETLVLESTYGGRNDYQTDQEDAEQQLIDVINETYEKGGKILIPAFAVGRSQEIMLVLEEAMREGKIPEMPVHLDGMILEATAIHTTYPEYLRDDLRERIFHEDANPFLADAFNQVDGGEDERMDIAEDDQSIILSTSGMVTGGPIMSWLEHIGPDPKSTMVFVGYQAQGTMGRRIQNGWDEIPISNDGGRADRLTLKVDVETVDGFSGHADRQGLMDFVKTMNPRPEKVLCVHGDERSTQELSSALYHEYNIRTFAPKNLETFRLI